A stretch of the Hemitrygon akajei unplaced genomic scaffold, sHemAka1.3 Scf000065, whole genome shotgun sequence genome encodes the following:
- the LOC140721936 gene encoding uncharacterized protein, whose translation MDDSETYMNVKFTKTDSPSPSGAEPDVSYAELNVKTLSAPRVRIDGEGLNTTYSELNFRKEETRIDKAEDPSISSGHSRLSITAQTGPHKQEPKENIGNRPDRKICLLCLVTSVLVAIVAGLSIHVSQIRHSLITCDQNHLEFWEQYQELNRTQRQCGLQSKRVPRTGSDIKTAVISYPPSTELTMEQSNIVHALIHYSLK comes from the exons atggacgacagcgagacttacatGAATGTGAAGTTCACAAAAACGGATTCACCGTCTCCTTCCGGAG CTGAACCTGATGTATCGTACGCGGAACTTAATGTCAAGACGCTCTCGGCGCCCCGGGTCCGGATAGATGGAG AAGGTCTGAACACCACCTACTCAGAGCTGAATTTTCGGAAAGAAGAAACCCGCATCGATAAGGCCGAAGATCCTTCCATTTCCTCCGGACACAGCAGGCTGTCAATCACtgcacaaacag GTCCGCATAAACAGGAGCCGAAAGAGAACATCGGAAATAGACCCGACCGTAAGATCTGCCTGCTCTGCCTAGTTACATCTGTCCTCGTCGCGATAGTGGCCGGGCTGTCGATCCATG tatcacagattcgtcactcTCTGATCACCTGTGACCAAAACCACCTGGAATTCTGGGAACAATATCAGGAGCTGAACCGGACCCAGCGGCAATGTGGACTTCAG agcaaacgtGTTCCCAGAACTGGATCAGACATAAAGACCGCTGTTATTTCATATCCACCATCTACGGAACTTACGATGGAGCAAAGCAACATTGTTCACGCTTTGATTCACTACTCCTTGAAATGA